The region AATGCCAAACGAAAAAGTTACTTTAGCCTGTGGTGATTGTAAAGATAGAAATTATATGACTGCTAAAAATAAGACAAATAATCCGGATAGATTAGCGATAAAAAAATATTGTAGGAAGTGTAATAAGCACACTTTGCATAAAGAGACTAAATGATATTGCTATCGGTCGAGGT is a window of Candidatus Kaelpia aquatica DNA encoding:
- the rpmG gene encoding 50S ribosomal protein L33; amino-acid sequence: MPNEKVTLACGDCKDRNYMTAKNKTNNPDRLAIKKYCRKCNKHTLHKETK